TTGCTGGGTATGATAATAATGTTATTACACCGCTATGCGGTTTATTAAAAAAGATAAAGATTAGAAAGGATAAGGAAGAAGTTGGGATAGAAAGAATTGTTTTATTTTTCCGCAAGCATTACTGATAATAACTTTTATTTTAGGACTAAACTCATATAAAACTTGGAGGCAGGCACCGCATGGATAAGTAAGATTTTGTGTGTTAGTATAAATTGCGATTGCCTTAAATTTTTTTTCACCCTCAGATACGGCTTTGAATAAGGCAACTCGTTCAGCACAGACAGTAAGACCATATGAAGCATTCTCAACATTAGCACCTGTAAAGATTTTGTTTTTTGCGGTCAAAAGGGCAGAACCAACCTTAAATTTAGAATAAGGTGCATAGGCATTGTTTGATGCTTGTTTTGCGGCATTAATTAACTTCTCGATTTCTTTCATAATTCAATCTCCTTACTATACTCATAATCATTTTCCTTTATATACGAAACATTGTCTTTCATAATTCAATTTTTTTCCAAAAACTTATGCCATTTTTTAATTGTGGCAACTGGAGATATTCAGCAATGGTCTGACCTACATCAGCAAAAGATTTCCTTGTGCCTAAATTTACTGCTGAGCGTACTTTTTTACCATACACTAAAACCGGTACATATTCTCTTGAATGGTCAGTTGAAGGTGTTGTCGGGTCATTGCCATGGTCAGCAGTTATAAATAGAATGTCATCTTCTCTAAGACGCCTCAAGACTTCCGGCAGTCTTGTATCAAAATCTAATAAGCCTTGATAGAATGCTTGACAATCATTACGATGTCCCCAGTCCATATCAAACTGAATAAAATTCGTAAAAATTATGCCGGATTTGACACTTTCTATTGCTTTTAGCGTATAATCAAAGCATTCCATATTATTAACTGAATGAAAAGAATTGGTGAAACCTTGATTCGCAAATAGTTCATCAACTTTACCAATAACTACAACTTCATAATTATGGTCTTTGGCAATATCTAATAATGTCAGCTCCGGTGGCGATAAAGAGAAATCTTTGCGTCGTGAAGTGCGGGTAAAATGGCCGGGACGACCGATAAAGGGCCGGGCAATCACTCGTAAGACCGAATGTTTTCCTCTTAATAATTTTCGGGCAACTTCACACATTTTATATAATTCCTGAGGTGTAATGACATTTTCATGCGCCGCAATCTGAAAAACACTATCCGCAGATGTATAAACAATCGGATAACCAGTGCGTAAATGCTCTTCACCGAAACGATTGATAATCTCTGTGCCAGAGGCTGGAATATTACCCAACACCTTTTTACCGATTATCTTTTCGAACTTACTGATAATCTCTTTCGGAAATCCTTTAGGATATACTGGAAAAGGATGTTTTAAGACAACACCCATAAGTTCCCAGTGTCCAGAAGTAGAATCTTTACCTGGTGATAATTCTGCCATTTTACCATACGAGGCTAAAGAGGATTCGATTCTTTTGACGCCTTGGATTTCAATAATATTGCCTAATCCTAATTTTTCCAGATTGGGAAGATGAAAATTTTGAATCTTTTCAGAAAGATTTTTCAGCGTATTAGAGCCTTGGTCATTATAAAGATGAGCATCAGGTAGTTCACCAACTCCAACACCGTCTAAAAGCAGGATGATTGCACGTTTTTCTGCCATTTGCTAAATGCTATCGGCTGTTAACAAAAAAATGCCGGAGGCGGGATTTGAACCCGCACGCTCGAAAGCCTACGCCCCTCAAACGTATGTGTCTGCCAATTCCACCACCCCGGCGTATATCTTATTATAGTAAATAAAAATAATCTGTCAATCGGCTCTTTTCTTTAGGATATCGATATGAAGTCTATAATAAAACATTCTCCATAAAAACATTGAATTTACCAAATATTAATCTTAATTCAAATTTTGTCCCTGATTTTAAAGTTCAAAAGGTTATACATATAACTATAACAAAAAATCGAGGAAGATTTTATATAACTCTATGAATTACAGAGAATAATATTAAAATCAACTAAAATGATGGTATGACTCCCTCCGCTGTAGCATAGGTTTAGAGAGTTAGGTAAAAGATTAT
This portion of the candidate division WOR-3 bacterium genome encodes:
- a CDS encoding phosphopentomutase, which gives rise to MAEKRAIILLLDGVGVGELPDAHLYNDQGSNTLKNLSEKIQNFHLPNLEKLGLGNIIEIQGVKRIESSLASYGKMAELSPGKDSTSGHWELMGVVLKHPFPVYPKGFPKEIISKFEKIIGKKVLGNIPASGTEIINRFGEEHLRTGYPIVYTSADSVFQIAAHENVITPQELYKMCEVARKLLRGKHSVLRVIARPFIGRPGHFTRTSRRKDFSLSPPELTLLDIAKDHNYEVVVIGKVDELFANQGFTNSFHSVNNMECFDYTLKAIESVKSGIIFTNFIQFDMDWGHRNDCQAFYQGLLDFDTRLPEVLRRLREDDILFITADHGNDPTTPSTDHSREYVPVLVYGKKVRSAVNLGTRKSFADVGQTIAEYLQLPQLKNGISFWKKIEL
- the cdd gene encoding cytidine deaminase; protein product: MKEIEKLINAAKQASNNAYAPYSKFKVGSALLTAKNKIFTGANVENASYGLTVCAERVALFKAVSEGEKKFKAIAIYTNTQNLTYPCGACLQVLYEFSPKIKVIISNACGKIKQFFLSQLLPYPF